The nucleotide sequence CGAGCAGAGACAACTGTTTTTCTGCACCGGACTGATCCAGAGTGGGAATGAGGAGACTGACTTTTATCACGGTGGACTGATTCGCAATCATTGCTGGAATTGTTGACGGGTTGGCTCTTTGATCTGAGACTATAGTATTTTATACTGACTGTCAGGATCAATGTCTGATCTTAGCGATTTGTCATTTCGAATCATAGATTGAGAGTCCATGATCGTACAGTTTGGATCTGCCCTGGTTGAGCTGGTTCTGGGAGATATTACCACGCAGGAGGTGGATGCGATCGTGAATGCTGCCAATTCTTACCTGGCAGGTGGTGGGGGCGTGGATGGTGCGATTCATGACGCTGCAGGACCTGAAATTATGAAAGAACTGCAGCGCCGCTACCCTGACGGCTGTCCCACGGGGAGTGCCGTCGCGACAACAGCCGGTCAGCTCGCAGCCCGACATATCTTTCACGCCGTTGGTCCTGTCTGGCAGGGAGGCGGGAAAAAGGAGAGTCAGCTGTTGCAGTCGGCCTACGAGAGTTGCCTGGATCTGGCAGAACAACTTAACTGCCGGTCTGTGGCTTTCCCTTCCATCAGCACAGGCGTTTATCGCTATCCTGTTGATCTGGCGGGCGAGATCGCATTGCGAACGGTGGCGACCAGGCTGGAGTCGACACAGCAGATTAAGCTGGTTCGGTTTGTGTTGTTCGATCAGGGGACCTTCGGCTGCTATTCACGTATTCTGGAAACCATGCTGGTATGAATGAATGACAAACGCAGTCGTAGAAGAATTCATTGCCTCGGATGGTTACCGTCTGCAGGGACGCGTCTGGCATCCGGAAAATCAACAGGCCCGGGTGACGCTCGTGATGCTGCATGGGATTCAGAGTCATTCCGGCTGGTATGAAGCCTCATGTCAACAGCTCTGTGAATACGGAGCATCCATCTGTTTTTTTGATCGCAGAGGTTCGGGACTTAATACGCCAAATCGCGGACATGCCGCACACTGGCGGCGGCTGGTTCAGGATGTGGTGCAGTTGTTATCTCTGCTCAGGTTTCAGCGGGAACAGTCAGACCATCCAGCGCCAATCGTGCTGCAGGGGATGAGCTGGGGAGCCAAACTGGCGACAGTGGTGGCAGCAGAGCGACCTGACTTAACAGACGGACTCGCGTTACTGTATCCGGGGATCAAAGCACGGGTCAAAGCGACTGTTGTGCAACAGATGCAGCTGTCATTGGCGGAGCGACTGGGAATCAGGGACAAACGGGTGCCGATTCCTTTGAGTGATCCAGCGTTGTTTACCGCTGATCCGGACTGGCAGAAATGGATCCAGGAAGATCCGCTGGCGTTACATGAGGTGAGCGTGTCGTTCCTGCTGGCCAACCGGGAACTGGATCGCCGAGTGGATCACGCGGTGGAACAGATCGACTGTCCGGTGTTCTGTCAACTGGCAGGACAGGATCAGATTATTGATAACCGGGCGACAGAAGTTTGTTTTTCACGCTTTCGGTTTGATCGGAAAACGCTGATTTCTTATCCCGAAGCGCGGCATACGCTGGAATTTGAACCTGATCGCGAACAGATGACAGCCGATTATATCAACTGGCTGAACGAATTCGTTTCTTCTGCGAAGATCTGCTAAATCCAGTGGAATCAGGGCAGACTTTTAGATCGAAGTTCCTAGAATAACAGTATGTTACTGACGGGCGTTTCCTGCCTTTTACCCTGATGGATGGATTTATGAAACGACAGACAATGACCCTGTTCACGTTGTTCGCATTCGTACTGCTGTGCTGTCAGGTATTGACGGCCGCCGATCCGATGAAGAAAAAAACGGGATCGACTGCGGATGCGAAATCAAAAGAGACCGACGAACTGGTTTCCCTGAACAGACAAAAAACGGTAATGCTGGATCTGCCCCACAAAAAACTGCTGTTGAAAACGCATGTCTGCCTGCAGGAGGGCGTGCTGGAAATGCTATTGTGTAAGAAACAGACCAAAGAGCATGAGTCGATTCTGTCGATTGAGTCTCCGGCAACTGCCATTCATGCCGGCCTGCTGGCAATTGGTGCCAAGGTGGGGACGCCTGTTAAATTCACGCCGAAGTTTCAGCCTCCCCAGGGGCAGAAACTGAAACTTGAACTGATCTGGAAAGACAAGGATGGGAAAGAGCAGCGCGAGTTGGCTCAGCAGTGGGTCAGAACAGCCACCAGTCGTTATTTCACCGCGATGCTGGATCGGTTACCAGAGGGGGTCACCATCGATAAAAAAAGTGAGCTGCGCTATGATGAGAAATACAAGGAGCTGATCTGGTTCGGCCAGATGTCTAAAGAAACCCGCGATCAGTTTCTGACCAAGTCCAGAGACAAGGCATTTCAGAAAGCGATCAAAAAGTTCTACGATGAGAGTCAGCCTCGGATCATGAAGGCTGACTGGATCTTTGCCGGCAGTGGTTTCGCCCTCGATGAAATGACGGGCGAAAAATATTACTACGCAGAAAGTGGCGACCTGATCTGTGTTGCGAACTTTCCGACTGCAATCATTGATGTAAATATTGCCAGCTCGGCGTCGGGCGAAGGAAACCTGTTGTTCGAAGCGAACAAGGACAAGATACCCCCGCGTGGTACGCCGGTCACGATTGAGATCACACTGGCTGAAGACGAATCGAAAGATAAATCAAAAGACGGAACAAAATAGCCGGTTACTGAATCAAAGCGACGGCTTTTTTCATCGCGGCTGCAGTCGCAGCGACTGCCTGATCGGCGGGCATTTTTCTTAATGCGGCATTGAATGGTTCGGCCCGTACAGGTCCATCATATTTGAGCTGATTCAATGTATTCAGGAATGTTGCCAGATCAATCACGCCAGTCGCCATGGGAAGTTCGCGTTGCTGATCGAGCTGTTGATCGATTTCCAGACCGGCGGGGGCATCGTTTAAATCGACCGCGACTATGTCGGCATTTGTCAAATTCAGCAGGTCGTCTCTGGTTTCATGGGCGGTGTACCAGTGCCAGCTGTCCAGAATCAGGCCGACCCCCTGGACATCAATGGCTGCGATCAATTCACGGGCTTCTGGCAGAGAGTGAATGAAGGGAAACATTTTACTGGACCAGAGTGTTTTGGGGCCGACATATTCCAGCCCGAACCGCAGACCGTGGTCTGCCAGGATCTGCGAGATTTGTTTCAAACGGCGCGTATGCTGCTTGAAGTTCTGGTTATAGGTCAGTTCAGCATGTGTCGGCATGAGCCAGGTGCCTGTCCGGGTGACCCCTGCCCTTTGTAAAGCCGCCGAGTTTTGCGGGAGTCTGGCCAGTCCCTGTTTGAAGATCTCGTCCGTTTTACGAAAATCGACAGGCATGCCGGCGGCGCTGAAGACCAGATTTTTCTCTTTCATTTCTGCTTTGAGCTCATTCCGTTGGCTGTCTGAGAGTTTACCCAGGTAGCCTGCATCCGGTACGACGGCTTCGAATCCGTATTGATGGGCATAGTCGATTGCCTGTCGTTGATCTGCTTTGACCCCGATCCGACCGCAGGACAGATCCAGCTTCATGGATCTCTGCGCCGATGCTTTTGCGGGAGCTGCCGTAAGTGATTTGAGCAAAGTGCCTGTGAACAGAGCAGCAGTAGAGGACTGAAGAAAAGCGCGCCGATTCAAATTCATGATGCAGACCATTTCGCAAAGGAGAGAAGATATCGGAATCAGGTTATGTATTACGTTTCGTCTAAATCATTGTAAATGAATGCCTTAGTAAAATAAAACCCGGACTGAATAAAACGAAGTGCATTTCGAATTCACAATTGCGATGGCAGAAAAACAGATGCGTGTGAGATTGGGGGTTATGCGGCGAGAGTATGGGTTTCATCTAATCTGAACCCATCCGGGTTTGAGAGTGTTCTGATTAAAAAACGGGCATCAGTTTTACTAATACTCGCCCGGCAAAATGACGAATTTTTAGTCATAGCCACCCCGAATGAATCAAAAAGACGGTTAGACAGTGAGGTCGAATCGGAACCTGGAGATGCACAAATCGGGAAATACGCAGCGAGCGTATTGTTCTCCGTTTTTGAAGACAGAACCGCCTACGGGTCAGGAGAGTTCTTTCTTCAGAGTGATGAGAGCACAGAATATTTATGAAATCAAAAATCTGTCAGACGCACTCAGGGATTGCCGTGTGCTGGCCACATCATATCACGACGGGCAAGCCCGGTTTACGTCTTTTCACGGATGAATGGATTCCCTTACCGGAATTCAGTTCAGACAAGACGGTGCCTTGCA is from Gimesia maris and encodes:
- a CDS encoding O-acetyl-ADP-ribose deacetylase, encoding MIVQFGSALVELVLGDITTQEVDAIVNAANSYLAGGGGVDGAIHDAAGPEIMKELQRRYPDGCPTGSAVATTAGQLAARHIFHAVGPVWQGGGKKESQLLQSAYESCLDLAEQLNCRSVAFPSISTGVYRYPVDLAGEIALRTVATRLESTQQIKLVRFVLFDQGTFGCYSRILETMLV
- a CDS encoding alpha/beta fold hydrolase: MTNAVVEEFIASDGYRLQGRVWHPENQQARVTLVMLHGIQSHSGWYEASCQQLCEYGASICFFDRRGSGLNTPNRGHAAHWRRLVQDVVQLLSLLRFQREQSDHPAPIVLQGMSWGAKLATVVAAERPDLTDGLALLYPGIKARVKATVVQQMQLSLAERLGIRDKRVPIPLSDPALFTADPDWQKWIQEDPLALHEVSVSFLLANRELDRRVDHAVEQIDCPVFCQLAGQDQIIDNRATEVCFSRFRFDRKTLISYPEARHTLEFEPDREQMTADYINWLNEFVSSAKIC
- a CDS encoding YdjY domain-containing protein, with protein sequence MKRQTMTLFTLFAFVLLCCQVLTAADPMKKKTGSTADAKSKETDELVSLNRQKTVMLDLPHKKLLLKTHVCLQEGVLEMLLCKKQTKEHESILSIESPATAIHAGLLAIGAKVGTPVKFTPKFQPPQGQKLKLELIWKDKDGKEQRELAQQWVRTATSRYFTAMLDRLPEGVTIDKKSELRYDEKYKELIWFGQMSKETRDQFLTKSRDKAFQKAIKKFYDESQPRIMKADWIFAGSGFALDEMTGEKYYYAESGDLICVANFPTAIIDVNIASSASGEGNLLFEANKDKIPPRGTPVTIEITLAEDESKDKSKDGTK
- a CDS encoding sugar phosphate isomerase/epimerase family protein, with the protein product MNLNRRAFLQSSTAALFTGTLLKSLTAAPAKASAQRSMKLDLSCGRIGVKADQRQAIDYAHQYGFEAVVPDAGYLGKLSDSQRNELKAEMKEKNLVFSAAGMPVDFRKTDEIFKQGLARLPQNSAALQRAGVTRTGTWLMPTHAELTYNQNFKQHTRRLKQISQILADHGLRFGLEYVGPKTLWSSKMFPFIHSLPEARELIAAIDVQGVGLILDSWHWYTAHETRDDLLNLTNADIVAVDLNDAPAGLEIDQQLDQQRELPMATGVIDLATFLNTLNQLKYDGPVRAEPFNAALRKMPADQAVAATAAAMKKAVALIQ